One genomic segment of Desmodus rotundus isolate HL8 chromosome 5, HLdesRot8A.1, whole genome shotgun sequence includes these proteins:
- the EIF3M gene encoding eukaryotic translation initiation factor 3 subunit M, with product MSVPAFIDISEEDQAAELRAYLKSKGAEISEENSEGGLHVDLAQIIEACDVCLKEDDKDVESVMNSVVSLLLILEPEKQEALIENLCEKLVKFREGERPSLRLQLLSNLFHGMDKNTPVRYTVYCSLIKVAASCGAIQYIPTELDQVRKWISDWNLTTEKKHTLLRLLYEALVDCKKSDAASKVMVELLGSYTEDNASQARVDAHRCIVRALKDPNAFLFDHLLTLKPVKFLEGELIHDLLTIFVSAKLASYVKFYQNNKDFIDSLGLLHEQNMAKMRLLTFMGMAVENKEISFDTMQQELQIGADDVEAFVIDAVKTKMVYCKIDQTQRKVIVSHSTHRTFGKQQWQQLYDTLNAWKQNLNKVKNSLLSLSDT from the exons ATGAGTGTCCCGGCCTTCATCGACATCAGTGAGGAAGATCAG GCTGCAGAGCTTCGAGCTTATCTGAAGTCTAAAGGAGCTGAAATTTCAGAAGAGAACTCAGAAGGGGGACTTCATGTAGATTTAGCTCAGATTATTGAAGCCTGTGATGTATGTCTGAAGGAAGATGATaaag ATGTTGAAAGTGTGATGAACAGTGTGGTATCCCTCCTATTGATCCTGGAGCCAGAAAAGCAGGAAGCTCTGATTGAAAACCTCTGTGAAAAACTGGTCAAATTTCGGGAAGGTGAACGCCCGTCTCTGAGACTGCAGTT GCTAAGCAACCTTTTCCATGGGATGGATAAGAATACTCCGGTAAGATACACAGTATATTGCAGCCTCATTAAAGTAGCAGCGTCTTGTGGGGCCATCCAGTATATTCCAACTGAGCTGGATCAA GTTAGAAAATGGATTTCTGACTGGAACCTCACCACTGAAAAAAAACACACCCTTTTAAGACTACTTTATGAGGCACTTGTGGATTGTAAGAAAAG TGATGCTGCTTCAAAAGTCATGGTCGAATTGCTAGGAAGTTACACGGAGGACAATGCTTCCCAGGCTCGAGTTGATGCCCACAG GTGTATTGTACGAGCATTGAAAGAtccaaatgcatttctttttgaCCATCTTCTTACTTTAAAACCAGTCAAGTTTTTGGAAGGAGAGCTTATTCATGAT CTTTTAACCATATTTGTGAGCGCTAAATTGGCATCATATGTCAAGTTTTATCAGAATAATAAAGACTTCATAGATTCACTTG GACTATTACATGAACAAAATATGGCAAAAATGCGACTACTTACTTTTATGGGAATGGCggtggaaaataaagaaatttcttttgATACAATGCAACAGGAACTTCAGATTGGAGCTGATGATGTTGAAGCATTTGTTATTGATG cagtgaaaacaaaaatggtCTACTGCAAAATTGATCAGACCCAGAGAAAAGTAATTGTCAG ccACAGCACACACCGGACTTTTGGAAAGCAGCAGTGGCAACAACTGTATGACACGCTCAATGCCTGGAAACAAAACCTGAACAAAGTGAAAAACAGCCTTTTGAGTCTTTCAGATACCTGA